A single region of the Aeromonas hydrophila subsp. hydrophila ATCC 7966 genome encodes:
- a CDS encoding CHASE4 domain-containing protein, translating into MKISRKITLTIVLTLLLLLGVGYVGLHYVVGNKFGELERMSVERNRERVRAVVQAELGQLTMLGQDWSEWDETYAYMVSRDPAYLAANLNVRTFETLGVDLVALYDADKQPQAAFAYHGGQLVTQTPAQLAPLTDYLVRYGSLKPNAGIWFDGERYYLLAATQILTSEGEGPSRGTLLLLKAFTTRLVHQLQKRTNLSLSFLSPQQLATSLGVTTLARLRANDSLILPQEERLLTLAQIDTLQEDSPLIFRFTLPRDLMLEGKAIERHIFWLLSLGTLLFGALVLLILNGYIAARLQRLSANLRLIGDDGAVRRLLVEGNDEISQVAIDCNRMLDHLDSLRQRQLDSEARQKLQHGALIHLAKSDLLSGEDPGQAARHINEAICSGTGAARASVWFSAEDKQSMYCQDLFFLPKLHHQQGFHLPYALIQGRYEVSKPEHEPCLILRETYDLTRFGAMLAQLGLEGLSGTILMAPLKQGDELLGFIIAERARLSEVWHPDELAFVLSVCDLSAQTLLTLTKLQRLKRS; encoded by the coding sequence ATGAAGATCAGCCGCAAGATTACGCTGACCATAGTGCTGACGCTGCTGCTGTTGCTGGGGGTCGGCTATGTCGGCCTTCATTATGTGGTCGGCAACAAGTTCGGCGAGCTGGAGCGCATGAGCGTGGAGCGCAACCGCGAGCGGGTCCGGGCCGTGGTGCAGGCCGAGCTTGGTCAGCTCACCATGCTGGGGCAGGACTGGTCCGAGTGGGACGAGACCTACGCCTACATGGTGAGCCGCGATCCCGCCTATCTGGCGGCGAATCTCAACGTGCGCACCTTCGAGACCCTGGGGGTGGATCTGGTGGCGCTCTATGATGCGGACAAGCAGCCGCAGGCGGCGTTTGCCTATCATGGCGGCCAGCTGGTGACGCAGACGCCGGCCCAGCTGGCGCCTCTTACCGATTATCTGGTGCGTTACGGCAGCCTCAAGCCCAATGCCGGCATCTGGTTTGACGGCGAGCGTTACTACCTGCTGGCCGCCACCCAGATCCTGACCAGCGAGGGGGAGGGGCCGAGTCGCGGCACCCTGTTGCTGCTCAAGGCTTTCACTACCCGGCTGGTCCATCAGCTGCAAAAGCGCACCAATCTCTCGCTCTCCTTTTTGAGCCCGCAGCAGCTGGCCACCAGCCTGGGAGTCACCACCCTGGCCCGGCTAAGGGCCAACGACAGCCTGATCCTGCCGCAGGAGGAGCGACTGCTCACCCTGGCCCAGATCGATACCCTGCAGGAGGACTCCCCGCTCATCTTTCGCTTCACCTTGCCACGGGATCTGATGCTGGAGGGCAAGGCCATCGAGCGCCACATCTTCTGGCTGCTGAGCCTGGGGACCTTGCTGTTCGGGGCTCTGGTGCTGCTGATCCTCAACGGCTATATCGCCGCCCGTTTGCAGCGGCTGAGCGCCAATCTGCGGCTCATCGGTGACGATGGCGCGGTGCGCCGGCTGCTGGTGGAGGGCAACGACGAGATCTCCCAGGTGGCCATCGATTGCAATCGGATGCTCGATCATCTGGACAGCCTGCGTCAGCGCCAGCTCGACAGCGAAGCCCGCCAGAAACTGCAGCACGGCGCCCTCATTCATCTGGCCAAGAGCGATCTGCTGAGTGGCGAGGATCCGGGTCAGGCGGCGCGCCACATCAACGAGGCGATCTGCTCTGGCACCGGCGCGGCGCGGGCCAGCGTCTGGTTCAGTGCCGAAGACAAGCAGAGCATGTACTGCCAGGATCTGTTCTTTTTGCCCAAGCTCCATCACCAGCAGGGCTTTCACCTGCCCTATGCCTTGATCCAGGGGCGCTACGAGGTCTCCAAGCCCGAGCATGAACCCTGCCTCATCCTGCGCGAGACCTACGATCTGACGCGCTTTGGCGCCATGCTGGCCCAGCTCGGGCTGGAGGGGCTCTCCGGCACCATCCTGATGGCCCCCCTCAAGCAGGGGGATGAGCTGCTCGGCTTCATCATCGCCGAGCGGGCCAGGCTGAGCGAGGTATGGCATCCCGACGAACTCGCCTTCGTGCTGTCGGTGTGCGATCTCTCGGCCCAGACCCTGCTCACTCTCACCAAATTGCAGCGCCTCAAGCGCAGTTGA
- a CDS encoding DEAD/DEAH box helicase, which translates to MRFESFDFAPEILRAISECGYQEMTPVQQQAIPAIRRGRDVLASAQTGTGKTAAFALPILQRLVDNPAPVQPSNARVLILTPTRELAAQVASNINDFAKHLDITTLTIYGGGKQDVQARKLKAGAHIIVATPGRLLEHLTACNLSLSGVECLVLDEADRILDMGFSADVQQILQAVNKTRQNLLFSATFSEAVKKLANLMLDKPQIVSVNKQNSTADTVSHTVYPVEQKRKRELLSELIGKQNWPQVLVFASTRESCDELVAELNLDGIKSAVVHGDKAQGSRRRALREFTEGKLRVLVATEVAARGLDIPDLEYVVNYDLPFLAEDYVHRIGRTGRAGKSGMAISFVSREEERTLLEIEALIGQKIRRIMVPGYEVSSRDELIKQLQERRRFGKRPQREDNAAAQAMAEAKLQGQRLKRLAAAKKPRQPK; encoded by the coding sequence ATGAGATTTGAATCGTTCGATTTTGCCCCCGAGATTTTGCGCGCCATCTCAGAGTGCGGTTATCAGGAGATGACCCCTGTGCAGCAGCAGGCGATCCCGGCCATCCGCCGCGGTCGCGACGTGCTGGCCAGCGCCCAGACCGGTACCGGCAAGACCGCCGCCTTTGCCCTGCCCATCCTGCAGCGGCTGGTGGACAACCCCGCACCGGTGCAGCCTTCCAACGCCCGGGTGCTGATCCTGACCCCGACCCGCGAGCTGGCGGCCCAGGTGGCGAGCAACATCAATGACTTCGCCAAGCATCTGGATATCACCACCCTCACCATCTACGGTGGTGGCAAGCAGGATGTGCAGGCCAGAAAACTGAAAGCGGGCGCTCACATCATAGTGGCGACCCCGGGCCGGCTGCTGGAGCACCTCACCGCCTGCAACCTGAGCCTCTCCGGTGTCGAGTGCCTGGTGCTGGATGAAGCGGACCGCATCCTCGACATGGGCTTCAGTGCCGATGTGCAGCAGATCCTGCAAGCAGTCAACAAGACCCGTCAGAACCTGCTGTTCTCCGCCACCTTCTCCGAGGCGGTGAAGAAGCTGGCCAACCTGATGCTGGACAAGCCCCAGATAGTGAGCGTCAACAAGCAGAACTCCACCGCCGATACCGTCAGCCACACCGTCTATCCGGTGGAGCAGAAGCGCAAGCGCGAGCTGCTCTCCGAGCTCATCGGCAAGCAGAACTGGCCGCAGGTGCTGGTGTTTGCCAGTACCCGCGAGAGCTGCGACGAGCTGGTGGCCGAGCTGAACCTCGACGGTATCAAGTCGGCCGTGGTGCACGGCGACAAGGCTCAGGGCAGCCGTCGCCGCGCCCTGCGCGAGTTCACCGAAGGCAAGCTGCGGGTGCTGGTGGCCACCGAAGTGGCCGCCCGTGGCCTGGACATTCCGGATCTCGAGTACGTGGTCAACTATGATCTGCCGTTCCTGGCGGAAGACTACGTGCACCGCATCGGCCGTACCGGCCGCGCCGGCAAGAGCGGCATGGCCATCTCCTTCGTCAGCCGCGAAGAAGAGCGAACCCTGCTGGAGATCGAGGCGCTGATCGGCCAGAAGATCCGCCGCATCATGGTGCCGGGCTACGAGGTGAGCAGCCGCGACGAGCTGATCAAGCAGCTGCAGGAGCGTCGCCGCTTCGGCAAGCGCCCGCAGCGGGAAGACAACGCCGCCGCCCAGGCCATGGCCGAGGCCAAGCTGCAGGGCCAGCGCCTCAAGCGCCTGGCTGCCGCCAAGAAGCCGCGCCAGCCGAAATAA
- a CDS encoding M35 family metallo-endopeptidase, with amino-acid sequence MMKATPIALLLAGVLASPLCAAGLDAQLTLVDGNSDDVRVNLTLTNSGDKPVRLLKWQLPGSEDAPLFLVERDGQPVSYEGALIKRAAPTDKDFQLLKAGQSLTVQAEVSGLYDMSAQGQYSIRYLLPTLPQEAKAAKAKQAQASESNAVTLWVDGVSDERVLAKAAPLAEPQAVTASVSFSGRCTNTQKSDILAALDAASGITNNSSSYLAVDKPEGQRYRSWFGAYDASRWDQAETHFSKIKDAIDNKPLTFDCGCKQSYFAYVYPDQPYKVYLCKSFWTAPVSGTDSRAGTIVHELSHFNVVAGTDDLGYGQANARNLAKTDPVKALNNADNHEYFAENTPSEN; translated from the coding sequence ATGATGAAAGCGACTCCCATTGCCCTGTTGCTGGCCGGCGTGCTGGCCTCCCCGCTCTGCGCCGCAGGGCTCGACGCCCAGCTCACCCTGGTGGATGGCAACAGTGACGACGTGCGCGTCAACCTGACCCTGACCAACAGCGGGGACAAGCCGGTTCGCCTGCTCAAATGGCAACTGCCGGGCAGCGAAGATGCCCCCCTGTTCCTGGTGGAGCGGGACGGCCAGCCGGTCAGCTACGAGGGGGCCTTGATCAAGCGGGCAGCCCCGACCGACAAGGACTTCCAGCTGCTCAAGGCTGGCCAGAGCCTGACGGTGCAGGCCGAGGTCTCCGGTCTCTACGACATGAGTGCCCAGGGCCAGTACAGCATCCGCTACCTGCTGCCGACGTTGCCGCAAGAGGCGAAAGCCGCCAAGGCCAAGCAGGCCCAGGCGAGCGAATCCAATGCGGTGACCCTGTGGGTGGACGGGGTGAGTGACGAGCGGGTGCTGGCCAAGGCGGCCCCCCTGGCCGAGCCGCAGGCGGTGACCGCCTCGGTTAGCTTCAGCGGCCGCTGCACCAACACCCAGAAGAGCGACATCCTGGCGGCGCTCGATGCCGCCAGCGGCATCACCAACAACTCCAGTAGCTACCTGGCGGTGGACAAGCCGGAAGGCCAGCGTTATCGCAGCTGGTTTGGCGCCTATGATGCATCGCGCTGGGATCAGGCCGAGACCCACTTCAGCAAGATCAAGGATGCCATCGACAACAAGCCGCTCACCTTCGACTGCGGTTGCAAGCAGAGCTACTTTGCCTATGTCTATCCGGATCAGCCCTACAAGGTCTACCTGTGCAAGAGCTTCTGGACCGCACCGGTCAGCGGGACCGACTCCCGTGCCGGCACCATCGTCCACGAGCTGAGCCACTTCAACGTGGTGGCGGGCACCGACGATCTGGGTTACGGTCAGGCCAATGCCCGCAATCTGGCGAAGACGGATCCGGTCAAGGCGCTCAACAACGCCGACAACCATGAGTACTTCGCCGAGAATACGCCGAGCGAAAACTGA
- a CDS encoding DUF2913 family protein, which translates to MTAPTYNQALFEMASQSLAELARTAEQKAGKRTPAQESHFLCTWMADSLKEKRFSRLVMEDLKDWVQLGRTLGAGADLKGLLERIMSQYERAMAEPTGLGSRLAALLAELAAEGWLVITDSEVSAKLRLQSGGQPSLIISASEYQGHIEAGELVKPLTLYVRGDEARLARAAFAHRLLLSQGNKKTTLVKHHKAYRLVPGNAQPALALLVGP; encoded by the coding sequence ATGACCGCTCCTACCTACAATCAGGCCCTGTTCGAGATGGCCAGCCAGAGTCTGGCCGAACTGGCCCGCACCGCCGAGCAGAAGGCTGGCAAGCGTACCCCGGCGCAAGAGAGCCATTTTCTCTGCACCTGGATGGCCGACTCCCTCAAGGAGAAGCGCTTCTCCCGGCTGGTGATGGAGGATTTGAAGGATTGGGTGCAGCTTGGTCGCACCCTGGGGGCCGGCGCCGATCTCAAGGGACTGCTTGAGCGGATCATGAGCCAGTATGAGCGGGCCATGGCCGAGCCGACCGGGCTCGGCAGCCGGCTGGCCGCCCTGTTGGCCGAGCTCGCGGCCGAGGGTTGGTTAGTGATTACCGACAGCGAGGTGAGCGCCAAGCTGCGCCTGCAATCGGGCGGTCAGCCTAGCCTCATCATCAGCGCCAGCGAGTATCAGGGCCACATCGAGGCCGGCGAGCTGGTGAAGCCGCTCACCCTCTATGTGCGCGGCGACGAGGCCCGGCTGGCACGGGCGGCCTTTGCCCACCGCCTGCTGCTGAGCCAGGGCAACAAGAAAACCACCCTGGTCAAGCACCACAAGGCTTACCGGCTGGTGCCGGGCAACGCGCAGCCAGCGCTGGCGCTGCTGGTAGGCCCCTGA
- a CDS encoding DedA family protein produces MQDMLLAIWQQDFDQLIQMQAVGLLVTCLVVILFLESSFVFLPLPGDSLVLLAGGLVGMGVLGPEVTLLYMPLAAGLGSLIAYVQGQALHGTAFMGHVERMIPDGSLPRASRLLHNYGFWAMFSSRFVPFVRVLTPMLMGVSRLHLPRVMIASFASAFLWALVLSLVGKAVMAAPVFAQYHELLTKCLLVTSLGLFVIAMAAIAIRLLKRPTNRIR; encoded by the coding sequence ATGCAGGACATGCTGCTTGCCATATGGCAACAGGACTTTGACCAATTGATCCAGATGCAGGCGGTAGGCCTGCTCGTCACCTGCCTGGTGGTGATCCTTTTTCTCGAATCGAGTTTCGTGTTTCTGCCCCTGCCCGGCGACAGCCTGGTGCTGCTGGCCGGCGGGCTGGTGGGGATGGGGGTGCTCGGCCCCGAGGTGACGCTGCTCTACATGCCGCTGGCGGCGGGGCTTGGCAGCCTGATCGCCTATGTGCAGGGGCAGGCGCTGCACGGCACCGCCTTCATGGGCCACGTGGAGCGGATGATCCCGGATGGCAGCCTGCCGCGGGCCTCCCGCCTGCTGCACAACTACGGCTTCTGGGCCATGTTCTCCTCCCGTTTCGTGCCCTTCGTGCGGGTGCTGACCCCCATGCTGATGGGGGTCTCGCGGCTGCACCTGCCGCGGGTAATGATCGCCAGTTTTGCCAGCGCCTTCCTCTGGGCCCTGGTGCTGAGCTTGGTGGGCAAGGCCGTGATGGCGGCCCCGGTGTTCGCCCAGTATCACGAGCTGCTGACCAAGTGCCTGCTGGTGACCTCCCTCGGCCTGTTCGTCATCGCCATGGCCGCCATCGCCATCCGGCTGCTCAAGCGCCCGACCAACCGCATTCGCTGA
- a CDS encoding questin oxidase family protein, with product MIMHDLHHLLDANRAFALNGRGTTNHCPMALHALHEMGANPRQLQQFFAHWQANHALPGGEQQQGDEEELQFVRLRQQLATRLADEGWLPTFATLLEQGLSPAGGAFHPLIRLACALENGHLGEQAAALAAWQCRPLQVPAGQRAPVQDIDALLSALARQWEGACWQGEWITKRLRQVTDAPTWATGLPSGVASSSDLLVQLADAALALYWQTGNFTVLHMVTGSRAAAIVASHLPTPWQARWQTLMWQAVAAAYVTVGAPSLQTPVWPDTGKLSWQNVLARAVASLDDHVIKLVHCCWREGLARPLLADRYLAVAARAAGLLAPLTGPDAI from the coding sequence ATGATTATGCATGATCTTCATCATCTGCTCGATGCCAATCGAGCCTTTGCCCTCAATGGACGCGGCACCACCAACCACTGCCCGATGGCATTGCACGCCCTGCACGAGATGGGCGCCAATCCCCGCCAGCTGCAGCAGTTCTTCGCACACTGGCAGGCCAACCATGCCCTGCCGGGGGGTGAACAACAGCAGGGGGATGAGGAGGAGCTGCAGTTTGTCCGGCTGCGTCAGCAGTTGGCAACACGGCTGGCCGACGAGGGGTGGCTGCCCACCTTTGCCACCCTGCTGGAACAGGGTCTTTCACCGGCCGGCGGCGCCTTCCATCCACTGATCCGCCTTGCCTGCGCGCTGGAAAATGGCCATCTGGGAGAGCAGGCCGCCGCACTGGCCGCCTGGCAGTGCCGACCCTTGCAGGTGCCGGCCGGGCAGCGGGCGCCGGTGCAGGATATCGACGCTCTGCTGAGCGCGCTGGCCCGGCAGTGGGAAGGCGCATGCTGGCAAGGCGAGTGGATCACCAAACGACTGCGGCAGGTGACGGATGCGCCGACCTGGGCAACCGGGTTGCCGAGCGGGGTCGCGTCATCATCGGATCTGCTGGTGCAGCTGGCCGACGCGGCCCTCGCCCTCTACTGGCAGACCGGCAATTTTACCGTGCTGCACATGGTGACCGGCAGCCGCGCCGCCGCCATCGTCGCCAGCCACCTGCCAACGCCATGGCAAGCGCGCTGGCAGACCCTGATGTGGCAGGCGGTGGCGGCCGCCTATGTCACGGTCGGCGCGCCGTCACTGCAGACGCCGGTCTGGCCCGATACCGGCAAGCTGTCGTGGCAAAACGTGCTGGCCCGGGCAGTGGCGAGCCTCGACGATCATGTGATCAAGCTGGTGCATTGCTGCTGGCGAGAGGGGCTCGCCAGGCCTTTGCTGGCAGACCGTTATCTGGCGGTGGCCGCCCGCGCGGCAGGGCTGCTGGCGCCGCTCACCGGGCCGGATGCCATCTAG
- a CDS encoding protease, translating to MMTLLLTTLALAPLQCDLSVKTQSRVNEPLPLVMTLTNRGEGPLEVLSWFTPFEGWFADAIDLTLDDRPIPYKGPLAKRGNPGAEDFFLLGAGQQSQADADLTLAYDLSRPGRYQLSYRAQPLTLTRGVAPRCPVIHFTRLPAS from the coding sequence ATGATGACACTCTTGCTCACCACCCTGGCGCTGGCCCCCCTGCAGTGCGATCTGTCGGTCAAGACACAAAGCCGGGTCAACGAGCCACTGCCGCTGGTGATGACCCTGACCAACCGGGGAGAGGGGCCACTCGAGGTGCTGAGCTGGTTCACGCCGTTTGAAGGCTGGTTTGCCGATGCCATCGATCTCACCCTCGATGATCGGCCGATACCCTACAAGGGCCCGCTGGCCAAGCGGGGCAACCCGGGCGCCGAGGATTTCTTCTTGCTGGGGGCCGGTCAGCAGAGCCAGGCCGACGCGGATCTGACCCTGGCCTATGATCTCTCCCGCCCTGGCCGCTACCAACTGAGCTACCGCGCCCAGCCGCTGACCCTGACCCGGGGCGTGGCTCCCCGCTGCCCCGTCATTCACTTCACCCGGCTGCCCGCCTCCTAG
- the speG gene encoding spermidine N1-acetyltransferase, with the protein MSSHDTLTLRPLEREDLKFVHQLNNNASIMRYWFEEPYEAYMELAQLYDKHIHDQHERRFILEVAGDNVGLVELVDIRSIHRRAEFQIIIAPAHQGKGYAKTATLKAMKYGFNVLNLHKLYLIVDRDNARAIHIYQELGFEPEGELKEEFFIDGQYRTAIRMCLFQRDFLAQNGLGG; encoded by the coding sequence ATGTCATCCCATGACACCTTGACCCTTCGCCCCCTCGAGCGCGAGGATCTCAAGTTCGTCCATCAACTCAACAACAACGCCAGCATCATGCGCTACTGGTTCGAGGAGCCTTACGAGGCGTACATGGAGCTGGCCCAGCTCTATGACAAGCACATTCACGATCAGCACGAGCGCCGCTTCATCCTCGAGGTGGCGGGGGACAACGTGGGGCTGGTGGAGCTGGTGGACATCCGCAGCATCCATCGCCGCGCCGAATTCCAGATCATCATCGCCCCCGCCCATCAGGGGAAGGGCTATGCCAAGACCGCCACCTTGAAGGCGATGAAGTACGGCTTCAACGTGCTCAACCTGCACAAGCTCTATCTCATCGTCGATCGGGACAACGCCCGGGCGATCCACATCTATCAGGAGCTGGGCTTCGAGCCGGAGGGGGAGCTCAAGGAGGAGTTCTTCATCGATGGCCAATACCGCACCGCCATTCGCATGTGCCTGTTCCAAAGAGACTTCCTGGCCCAGAATGGTCTAGGTGGCTGA